The Pyrus communis chromosome 2, drPyrComm1.1, whole genome shotgun sequence genome includes a window with the following:
- the LOC137725019 gene encoding uncharacterized protein has product MVKKESNGASGSQPSAVWNAHNTSLFCDLCVKEVEVGNRPGTHFKKEGWENVSINLNKETGAEYSKQQLKNKWDALKEQWKLWKELKGKETGIGWNPKLNIVDASDEWWHNKIQVYQQKKYKSLLRKGISLDMEDKLDRMFMNTIATGDHAWAPSFGVLPCENNDESDEDDGIQIESSDFDDVVPLKNTQANKKYLGKKKKRT; this is encoded by the exons ATGGTTAAGAAGGAAAGTAATGGGGCAAGTGGATCACAACCGTCGGCTGTATGGAATGCTCACAACACATCACTATTTTGTGACTTGTGTGTCAAGGAAGTGGAGGTAGGAAATCGTCCTGGTACCCACTTTAAAAAAGAGGGATGGGAAAATGTGAGTATCAACCTAAATAAAGAGACTGGAGCTGAGTACAGTAAACAACAGCTGAAAAATAAGTGGGATGCACTTAAGGAGCAATGGAAATTATGGAAAGAACTAAAGGGAAAAGAAACTGGTATAGGATGGAATCCCAAGCTCAACATTGTTGATGCTTCGGATGAGTGGTGGCATAATAAAATTCAGGTTT atcaacaaaaaaaatataaaagtctGCTTAGAAAAGGAATTAGCCTTGATATGGAAGATAAGCTAGATAGGATGTTCATGAATACCATTGCTACTGGTGATCATGCTTGGGCACCCTCGTTTGGTGTACTTCCATGtgaaaataatgatgaatctgATGAGGATGATGGCATTCAAATTGAAAGTAGTGATTTTGATGATGTTGTCCCACTCAAAAATACTCAAGCTAATAAGAAgtatttggggaagaagaaaaaaagaacttgA
- the LOC137725020 gene encoding uncharacterized protein — MAIDVIKPLDPEFNGVSVEILRDSRYMPHLKNCIGAIDGVHVQATISPGDQVPYIGRKGTPTQNMCSYLRPYKGERYHLPAFRRGREPTRSREVFNHRHSSLRSVIERTFGVWKKRWNILRDMPNYPFKKQVKIIIATMMLHNYIRRYGRRDNHFDNMKDDLDDDTGSDEE, encoded by the exons ATGGCTATTGATGTTATCAAACCGCTGGATCCTGAGTTTAATGGCGTCTCTGTAGAGATATTAAGGGACTCTAGATATATGCCCCACTTAAAG AACTGTATTGGTGCTATTGATGGTGTACATGTTCAAGCCACAATATCTCCTGGAGATCAAGTACCATATATTGGCAGGAAAGGGACACCAACTCAAAAT ATGTGCAGCTATTTAAGACCCTATAAAGGTGAAAGGTATCATCTTCCTGCTTTTCGTAGGGGCAGAGAACCAACAAGATCTAGAGAGGTATTTAACCACAGACACTCTTCCCTTAGGAGTGTCATTGAACGCACTTTTGGTGTATGGAAAAAAAGGTGGAACATTTTAAGAGACATGCCTAATTACCCATTTAAGAAGCAAGTAAAGATAATAATCGCAACTATGATGCTTCACAATTATATAAGAAGGTATGGTCGACGTGATAATCATTTTGACAACATGAAGGATGACTTGGATGATGACACAGGCTCGgatgaagaataa